The genomic region AGACCTTCAGCAGGATGCCGTAGGAAACATCGTCGACGCCGCACCCCATGGGCCCACGCATTTCCTCGAACAGCTAGAGCGCTCGGTCGACATCGACGTCGCCGCCGCACACGCATGGCTCGAGAACCACGTTCATGACGATGGTGTTGAGCAACCCGCCCCCACGCACACGACACCGCGCTGCTTCCACCtccgccatgatctgcgccgcacaCCCCAGGTCAGCACTCAGCACTGCAAAAAAAAAATAGAACAGTGCAACTGCTGGAGGAGTGGATCGAGAAGGAGAGCATGCGAGGCAAACCTGGGCGAGCTGCCTGCGGCGGGTGAGGCCGACGATGCGAGCAGTGAGGCGGCGGAGATCGGTGGACAGAGAGACGTGCCAGGGGGGAAAATAGATCCGCTTGCCCCCTCGGCCTCCTCCTTCGGAAACGGACTGGAACTCCGCCGATTGGGGCCCCTCGGACGGACGCGCGACGCCTCTGCCGGTGGAGTCGTCGAGCTGGAAGAGCAGCATGAGCGTCTTGCGCAACCTGCCCCGGTCGTGTGGCGTAGGGCGGCAGGCTCGTCGCGTGGCCCAGGGCTTCGCGGTGGATGCTGCCGCGTTGGCGGTGCAGGGTGCTCGTGGTAGAGGCAGGGGTGGTTGGCGGCCGTGGGCGCGGGGGTGATTGATTGATTGATGATTGATGAGTAGCGTTGAGGGATGATCTAATAAAGAATGACCGTCGGATGTGTTTTAGTAAGAGAGAGTAGACAAATAAATTGATCTGGAACGTTGGTTGTTGGTTTTTGACAGTGGGATTTGTCTGGGGTTAAAACGCTGTGTGGATTTAGCGGGATCATAAGTGCGTGGGATGTTTTGTGTGGTGTACTTAGCCTAAGTTGAACGGGTGGGTTTAAGGGGTAGAGATACATTCTTGTGAGTAGTGAGCATGTTTAGTTGTGTTTGTACATTCGAATTATGGTATCATCTGTCTATCCTGGGTTGGTCTACAGCTGCAACAATATGATTGGATTGttggctgtctccagcaacgtcccctaaattccaTCCTCTAAAAGAATATTCTCTCTCCTTTACAACACCTTCTAAAAGATTTCGTCCTCTATATCTTCGTCATCTTCAACAACGTACActaaatttcatcctctatatcccATCTTCTAAATTTTCACTACCATATTAATACAAATTTCCCAAACCGTATTTATACATATTAGAAGAAGTTTGTTTATTCGTACGAATAAATATTTCTAGCCTTGCTCAAAGTGGGGAAAATGGATTTTTTTTCCAGTTCGTACAGCGCTCGTCCAGCCAGTTGGAGCAGCGACTCCGCCGCCGCCGAGCGATTCCGCGCGACTGCGCCAGCCGAGTTTCAGAGCACCGCCGTCGACCTTCTCCACACCTCCGCCGACAAGCGCTGCCGCAGCACCGCAGCAGAGCGCCTGCGCGCGTACTCCCCGACCGAGATCCACAGCACAGCCGCCGAGCTTCTCCACGCCGCTGCCGCCAAGCGAGTCCGCGCCTACCGCTCTCGTGGTCGTCTCCGGCCGAGCTCCTCCACGCAGTGAGCTTCTCCGAGCCGTCGCAGCCGAGTCCCGATGGCGTGTTCTCCGTCGAAGTCGCCCCACGTGCTGCCTTCACCACGAGCGCGCGGACGTATAGCGGACAAACAGGAAAACTCTAGAATTAGCGTTCGTCGGACGTCCTCTGTATTTTAGCTCTTCTCTTATAGGCTCTTGTTGAAGGCGATAGCGAGCCTTTCGCCCTCTAAATTTAGCAGGGTCCTTTAGAGTGCCTTGTTGGAGGCAGTTAGTAACTATCGACCATTGAAAAGATTTACATTGTTCATTTGGCAAAAACTACTTTAAATTGCTTATGACATTGTAAATGGAAATTTATTCTGTTTTCTGTAAATGTCGTATCACTACAAATTGAAATGTTTTTTAATGTGTGTTCTGTAAACTTTGTTGTGCATTTTCCCATGTGCCGCAGTTCAACAATTTTTTCCAATGTAGGGGCAATATTCTATTTTCTTGCAAATGTATCATACTTATACTAGTATTATATACTAACAGTGGCTTCTTTCATTTTTTGTTCTTTCTCTCAGGGATCTGTTCTCATAGATAAAACGGCCCAGAACAAATTTGCAAGGGAGCTAGCGTTCTCTTGCGTGGCTGGCGTGTCGGTCGGGATCGGTGCCGGCAAGGGCGAGTGCGCGCGGTTCCGCTCCGACGTGCTCCCCTTCGTGTAGATGGCGGAGGAGGTGAACCAGTCGCTATCGCTGGCCGGCAGCAAGATCCCCTCGGGCGCCTTCAACGCAGAGCCTCTCTGCTTCGACGCCCTCCTCGTCAACCTCTACAGCGTCGAGGCCGTGCGCGCGAGCCTCGCCCTCAGGGACCACGTCAAGCAGGACCTCCCGCCCTTCTGGGACCCCACCGCCCTCGCCGAGTACGTATCGTCCGTCCCAGTGGCGGTGAGTCGTGTTGGGTCTCAAAAACTGATGCTGTTGCTGCTAGCTCCCCCCTTGCAGGTTCATCGACAGGTACGGGACTCACGTCATCGTCGGGGTGAAGATGGGAGGCAAGGACGTGGTGTGCGTGAAGCAGCTCAAGGGCTCCAGCCTAATGCAGAGCGACGTGCAGGCCCGGCTCAAGAAGCTCGCCGACGACAGGTTCTCGGAGGATTCCACGGCAAGTTCCACTTCCACCGCGGAAGACGGTAGGTTGTCGCAGGGGCTAAATGTGAGCACTTCACTTCACTCTTCcccttctcttcttctctgctccCATGTACATATATATTGTCTCATCGCGTTTGAAAACTGAGAGTCCATGGCTCCACGCGATTCATGTTTAAAATATAGCATCACCATAAAACGACAATAGAACCACTATAGTACCGATGACAATCTCTGAAAATACTATAGTGATGCTATAGCAGATTGTTTTAGAACCACAATGGCATGTACAAACCTCTTAAGTTTGGTTTTCTATATAGACTTTTGAAGTCGCATGAGTTTGCTGAAGACAATCTAGGGAGGATTGTCATCGGTCCTGTTTGTTTCTGCttataaggccttgttcggttattcctatcccATATGGataggatgggattggaaaaaaatatgaaagattttgacttgtttgggatttaaacccactcaatcccacccaatccatatgaattgagagcaaaacgaacaagccctaaacaGATTCTTGGTGAAAAATGTGAGAATCACACTAAACCCCTCTATTGTTCCTGCTTTTGCTGACTGGCGTTTCAGTAATTTGAACTAGCAAAATCGTGAATTAGGAATTGAAAAAGTCACCACAGTACGGCGATTGTAAGCGATGTGAGTCAATTATAAACGGAAACAGACATGGTCATTATGATGTTGAGTATCCCCACACACAAAAAAAGTCATGCATCTGACCTTTGTTTGAGTGAGCTTCTTTGACTTCTGTAGTGTTTTGGTCCTCAAGTTTTGAATGCATCAGTTCATAAATAGACAGTACTACGTGAAGGTGTTTATTTGTTATTTCTAATGCAGCAGACGTCGTGCCCTTTATCACCAACGTGCTCATGGCAATGTACACACAATGCAGCAACGTCGAGTGCgtgttggtgaaagggaaatgtgctctaggGCCATTTCttgttgttttggtgattaagtgctcaacacactATCCTGGACTAACCACTTTGATATGAGCATGAGCATAGGTTCTAGCAAAAGCAAATTGAAGGCAACAAGTCCAAATGAAAGGAGATGAAGGCCAaaaagtgcaactttgggtaAATCTACAAAAACAAGAGGTTTAAGTATTTGAATAAGTTGCACTCACCTAATACTATGTTTCTTGCACCTTTGTTTGACTACTAACTCTTTTGTGCAAGAAAAGTAACTTTTGGACTTAGTTTTGGGCTTATTGCAAATCCTGGTGAAACCAAGGTGAAAAGGTATGTTTCCTACATTTAGTCATTTGGATTAAgtgctaactatgtttgtctaaaGTCTTAGGGAAGCTACCAAGAAGAGCCAAAAGgagttggagaagtttggctcaaAAGAGCCAAACTTGGGCTGGTCTGGcagcgccggacagtccggtgcccatcaccggacagtccggtgtcccgtACGGATGAAGTCCCTGCTCTCGGTATTTTTTATTAAaaaacaccgaacagtccggtgcccctcaccggacagtccggtgagtctTGTCCAACGTCTACTTCGACTTCGGCCAGCGCTCCAACGGTCATatggggtcaccggacagtccggtgcctccaaggAAAGGAAGGGAGACAATCAGCTGATCTGCCGACcgttactgtgcgctgtccggtggctcactgtcacacccggattttaggggtcaaaaacccgggcgcgaacataaacaccaggtgtgctgggaccaagtctcacacatatgatgcatagtggcacaggatcgaatgtcacatctttactatataacaggagttctgtacaaaaataattaaataattacatcatatgaggaaacgatccagcaacccaaagttgactgggagacgacggcctagacctctcacgaactcgtcacagcatcctccaagcgcctcatcctgtggtacctgttcttgacctgtgggggggtgtgagacagcaaga from Zea mays cultivar B73 chromosome 6, Zm-B73-REFERENCE-NAM-5.0, whole genome shotgun sequence harbors:
- the LOC103629083 gene encoding uncharacterized protein, coding for MLLFQLDDSTGRGVARPSEGPQSAEFQSVSEGGGRGGKRIYFPPWHVSLSTDLRRLTARIVGLTRRRQLAQIMAEVEAARCRVRGGGLLNTIVMNVVLEPCVCGGDVDVDRAL